In Bacillus methanolicus, the following proteins share a genomic window:
- a CDS encoding NADH-quinone oxidoreductase subunit C, producing MSGEKDLEQLKKEAAAKAREAALAKKKAMEESESGSQSEAETPTVATGEEDLDLAKKKAAAAAKAKAAALARMKAKEQAGSSGNSDDADEKAKAIAAAKAKAAAAAKAKAAALAKMKANEQADSSSNSDDADEKAKAIAAAKAKAAAAAKAKAVSQAKAGAERETAEKKPSPNQPYLDKYVKVIGEHLGTDVLEDYYINTLSKDVPTIVAKRDAYFKVAEFLKYNEQLGFDYLSELHGTDFETHMEVYVHLYSYKNRQSMALKVKIDRDEPTIDSLVPLWAGANWPECEAYDLLGIKFTGHPNLHRIMLGEGWIGHPLRKDYEPYDVEV from the coding sequence ATGAGCGGTGAAAAGGATCTTGAGCAGTTAAAGAAAGAGGCTGCCGCTAAAGCGAGAGAGGCAGCGCTGGCAAAAAAGAAAGCGATGGAAGAGTCGGAGTCAGGATCCCAATCGGAAGCGGAAACACCAACTGTAGCCACAGGAGAAGAAGATCTTGATCTGGCAAAGAAAAAAGCCGCAGCAGCGGCAAAGGCGAAAGCTGCAGCGCTCGCTAGAATGAAAGCGAAAGAACAAGCTGGCTCAAGCGGCAATTCCGATGATGCAGATGAAAAAGCAAAAGCGATTGCTGCTGCGAAAGCAAAGGCCGCAGCTGCCGCAAAGGCAAAAGCTGCGGCACTAGCTAAAATGAAAGCGAACGAACAAGCTGACTCAAGTAGCAATTCTGATGATGCAGATGAAAAAGCAAAAGCGATCGCCGCTGCGAAAGCGAAGGCAGCAGCAGCCGCAAAGGCGAAAGCGGTTTCACAGGCAAAGGCCGGTGCAGAAAGAGAAACGGCCGAAAAGAAACCGTCGCCAAACCAGCCTTATCTCGATAAATACGTGAAAGTAATTGGAGAACACCTCGGAACGGATGTGCTTGAAGACTACTACATCAATACCTTGTCAAAAGATGTGCCGACCATTGTCGCGAAACGGGATGCATATTTTAAAGTGGCAGAATTTCTGAAATACAATGAGCAGCTTGGATTTGACTATTTATCTGAATTGCACGGCACAGATTTTGAAACACACATGGAAGTTTATGTGCACTTATACTCATACAAGAATCGTCAATCGATGGCATTAAAAGTAAAAATTGACCGGGATGAGCCGACCATTGATTCTCTCGTGCCGTTGTGGGCGGGTGCGAATTGGCCTGAGTGTGAAGCATATGATTTATTGGGGATCAAGTTTACAGGGCATCCAAATTTACACCGGATCATGCTTGGTGAAGGATGGATTGGCCATCCACTGAGAAAAGATTATGAACCGTATGATGTGGAGGTGTAA
- a CDS encoding NuoB/complex I 20 kDa subunit family protein, which translates to MDLKLDNISSEEMKELKRNVFLTTLEQIKAWARSNSLWPMTFGLACCAIEMMGVGSSHYDLDRFGSFFRTSPRQSDVMIVSGTVTKKMAPIVRRLYDQMPEPKWVIAMGSCATAGGPYVKSYSVVKGVDQIVPVDVYIPGCPPNPAALIYGINKLKEKIRYEAKTGKRVI; encoded by the coding sequence ATGGATTTAAAATTAGACAATATTTCATCTGAGGAAATGAAAGAGTTGAAGAGAAACGTATTTTTGACGACATTGGAGCAGATTAAAGCATGGGCGCGGAGCAATTCTTTATGGCCGATGACGTTTGGCCTTGCGTGCTGTGCGATTGAGATGATGGGAGTCGGTTCTTCACATTACGATTTAGATCGATTCGGTTCTTTTTTCCGTACGTCCCCAAGACAGTCGGATGTGATGATTGTATCCGGTACAGTTACGAAGAAAATGGCTCCGATTGTACGCCGTTTGTATGATCAAATGCCTGAACCAAAATGGGTAATCGCGATGGGTTCCTGTGCGACGGCAGGAGGACCGTATGTGAAGTCGTATTCGGTTGTAAAAGGTGTTGATCAGATTGTGCCGGTAGATGTTTATATCCCTGGTTGTCCGCCGAATCCAGCTGCGTTAATTTACGGGATTAATAAATTAAAAGAAAAAATCCGTTACGAGGCGAAGACCGGGAAGAGGGTGATCTAA
- a CDS encoding NADH-quinone oxidoreductase subunit D — MIRTEEMLLNVGPQHPSTHGVFRLVIKIDGEIITEAKPVIGYLHRGTEKLAENLQYTQIIPYTDRMDYLSAMTNNYVICHAVETMMGIEIPERAEYLRVIAMELGRIASHLVWWGTYLLDIGAVSPFLYAFREREMIINLLNELSGARLTFNYMRVGGVKWDAPEGWIEKVKDFVPYMRKQLKGYHELVTGNEIFMNRVKGVGKYTKEDALNYSLSGANLRCTGVKWDLRKDEPYSIYDRFQFDVPVQTGGDAWARYHVRLAEIEESLKILEQAVEQFPSEGAIMAKVPKIIKPPKGEAYVRIESPRGEIGCYIASDGKKEPYRLKFRRPSFYNLQILPKLLVGENIANLIAILGAIDIVLGEVDG, encoded by the coding sequence ATGATTCGGACAGAAGAAATGCTGCTTAATGTCGGGCCTCAGCATCCGAGTACGCACGGTGTATTCCGTCTTGTAATTAAAATCGACGGGGAAATCATTACAGAAGCAAAACCGGTCATCGGCTATCTTCACCGCGGTACGGAAAAACTGGCTGAAAATCTTCAATACACACAAATCATCCCTTATACAGACCGGATGGACTATTTATCTGCGATGACAAATAACTATGTCATTTGTCACGCAGTGGAAACGATGATGGGCATTGAAATTCCGGAGCGTGCAGAGTATTTGCGAGTTATTGCCATGGAACTTGGAAGGATTGCAAGCCACCTTGTTTGGTGGGGAACATACCTTTTGGATATTGGTGCAGTCAGTCCATTTCTTTACGCTTTCCGTGAACGAGAAATGATCATCAACCTTCTGAACGAGTTGTCAGGCGCCCGTTTAACTTTCAACTATATGCGCGTTGGAGGAGTGAAATGGGATGCGCCTGAGGGCTGGATTGAAAAAGTAAAAGATTTTGTTCCTTATATGAGAAAACAGCTGAAAGGCTATCATGAGCTTGTAACAGGAAATGAAATCTTTATGAACCGTGTAAAAGGAGTTGGAAAATACACGAAGGAAGACGCGTTAAACTATTCTTTGAGCGGTGCAAACCTTCGCTGCACCGGCGTAAAATGGGATCTTCGCAAAGATGAGCCATACTCAATTTATGATCGTTTCCAATTTGATGTCCCGGTCCAAACCGGGGGAGACGCATGGGCAAGATACCACGTCCGGCTCGCCGAAATTGAAGAATCCCTAAAAATTCTTGAGCAAGCTGTAGAACAATTCCCATCAGAAGGAGCAATTATGGCGAAAGTGCCAAAAATCATCAAACCTCCAAAAGGGGAAGCCTATGTCCGGATTGAGTCTCCGCGCGGGGAAATCGGCTGCTACATTGCCAGCGACGGGAAAAAAGAGCCTTACCGTTTAAAGTTTCGAAGACCGTCATTTTATAATCTTCAAATTCTTCCAAAATTATTAGTGGGCGAAAACATCGCCAACTTAATTGCGATACTGGGAGCGATTGATATCGTTCTCGGGGAGGTGGACGGTTAA
- a CDS encoding NADH-quinone oxidoreductase subunit A — MEFLNVYQNNYLFVFVFLCLGVLLPVAALSLGKLLRPYKPYDAKYTTYESGIEPFHDSRVQFNVRYYIFALMFVIFDVETVFLYPWAVAYEKLGIFALVEMLVFVFMLVIGLVYAWKKKVLKWI, encoded by the coding sequence ATGGAGTTTCTGAATGTGTATCAGAATAACTATCTCTTTGTTTTTGTGTTCTTGTGTCTTGGGGTGCTGTTGCCAGTGGCGGCTCTTTCTTTGGGGAAGCTTTTGCGTCCTTATAAGCCTTATGATGCAAAATATACTACCTATGAAAGCGGTATTGAACCATTTCATGATTCTCGGGTCCAGTTCAATGTCCGCTATTATATTTTTGCGCTTATGTTTGTCATTTTTGATGTGGAGACTGTGTTTTTGTATCCATGGGCTGTTGCATATGAAAAACTCGGAATCTTTGCATTAGTAGAAATGTTGGTATTTGTTTTTATGCTCGTCATTGGACTTGTCTATGCATGGAAAAAGAAGGTGTTGAAATGGATTTAA